ATGCAATTTGGAATCCATCCTTCCTCCTCTACAACCAAATGTCTATGCCTTGGTGCTTTTCCATTTTAAGTCCTTTTCTTGTTTTACTGTTCACGTAAACCAACCTGATGAAACTACTGGATTACCTGTTTAGGCAGGGCAGCTGTGGACAAGTGAATTCCAAAAATTTCGCTCTAATACCAGTTTGCTAATCTAAATTGTATTCTCTTCAAAAATAAGGATATCATATTTTGAAATGTAAATCTCTCTGCAGGAGTTTCTTTGGTTCTGTGCAGCAATTGAAGTTCACTAAAGTTTGTGAAGTTTTGAAATCAAGCCACACCCCCCTCccccaaaaagaaaaataagagaaggTTGGTGTGAGTCAGAAGTGGGCACTTTTAAAAAGTGCATTGCAAAGCCTAATAATTTCTTATCCATTTTCCACATAAATTTGTGCTTGGTGTCTCATGAGGCTTAGACATGAGCAGCGGAAAAGATCTTTGTTTTCTTCCCTTTTTATCCTGCCAACTGTGTTGGGGACCAGGGTGTCTTTATAAAATTTCTTTCATGGGAAGTGTTTGGATAATTATTTCTGCATTGCAGGCCTTTGGTCGGATAAGTATGGCTGTTGCAGTTAATGTTTCTCGCTTTGAGGGCATAACAATGGCTCCTCCTGATCCAATTCTCGGAGTTTCTGAAGCATTCAAAGCAGACACAAATGACTTGAAGCTCAACCTTGGAGTTGGTGCCTATCGAACTGAAGAACTTCAACCTTATGTGCTTAATGTTGTTAAGAAGGTTAATTTTTTTCCCTGACTTCAGATGAATGCTTTCTATAATATCTGGTTTCATCCCCACCATATAATGCTTCCATGATTGAATTTATATTGTACtgtatgtttttaaattttagtCAAATTGAGATCATAATTTATTGTCATACTACTTTTTTTTTAGGCAGAGAAACTTATGCTGGACAGAGGAGATAACAAAGAGGTATCCTGAAGTGCTTAATTATACAAGATGGCTTGTATTCTTTTTTCCAATCTAAGTGTACTGACTAGGTTTCAATTACTATTTGTAGTACCTTCCAATTGAAGGTTTAGCTGCATTCAATAAAGTTACTGCAGAATTATTATTTGGAGCAGACAATCCAGTAATTAAGCAACAAAGAGTATGCcataattttaagttttttttctGTGTGCATCTTATCAGATGGACTTATAtattgctttaattatttatctTGTATTTTGTTCCCTTAGGTTGCCACTGTTCAAGGTCTTTCAGGAACTGGTTCTCTTCGACTTGCTGCAGCACTGATAGAAAGATATTTTCCTGGTGCAAAAGTTCTCATATCATCTCCAACTTGGGGTGTGTACTTCACTTCCTTGAACTTCTTGGAAAGATCATTCATGGGGTATTGATTTCTCGTATTTTGGACCATTTTTGTAGGTAATCATAAGAATATATTTAATGATGCCAGAGTTCCTTGGTCTGAATACCGATACTATAATCCAGACACAGTTGGATTAGACTTTGATGGGATGATATCTGATATAAAGGTGAAGCGGTgaaacttttttcttttttaatatttgatttcAACCAGGAATGGTTTGAATAACTTTGAATGAACTGCTGTGTTTAGGGATCAAAAACATCATTGCCGttggattttggatttttttttttggtgttaaACTGTTTTCAACTCAATTATAGATTATTCCCCTGTTTATATGTCATTCGGAATGAGGTTAGGAGTATTCAGTCTAATTGTTTAACATCATGCTACAGCATGCTAATGCTTTATGGATACTTGGATAGTATTGGTTGTTTGAATGATTCAAGAATGccccatatttttattttttttgttaccTAAAATTGGGTCTTTTCAGCATCtaattttgttaaatatttatGTTTCTCAAAATATGGACTCACTACATTTGTGAATTGAAACTCTGTGGTTGTCTAACTGCGTTAGAACGAGAAGATCCCATGACAGCATGTGGTATTCTGATGCAGATTTCTCTTGTAGTTGGAACTTATAATTATTGTGTCCTAGATCTAAtgtttaataaatatataattttttgctTCACAGATTCTCCTTCCCAACTCAAAAATAACCTCTTAAATTCAACAAATAATTAATTCATCCATTTAATTTTGCAGGCAGCTCCTGAAGGATCTTTTGTGTTACTTCATGGGTGTGCTCATAACCCAACTGGCATTGATCCAACCCCTGAGCAATGGGAGAAAATAGCTGATGTTATTCAAGAGAATAACCTCATTCCTTTCTTCGATGTTGCATATCAGGTACTTTTTTGAAACGAATTTAATTTCTTGAAATCAAGGCAGTGAATATTAGTCCGAGAATTGCTCTGTCCTGTTGGATTGGAATTGAATTgatgaaaatttggaaaaaataaagTTTATATTCATTTGTGTATTGGAAATAATATTTGACATTAAAATTTCATAATTGTTCAGTATTGTGATATAGTGTATAAAATTTTCAACATCCCATAGGGATTTGCTAGCGGAAGTCTTGATGCAGACGCATCATCTGTGAGGTTGTTTGCCAAACGCGGTTTGGAGCTTTTGGTTGCTCAGTCGTATAGCAAAAATTTGGGTCTATATGCAGAGAGGATTGGAGCAATCAATATTGTCTGTTCATCAGCAGATGCAGCAGCAAGGTGCAGTGCAACAAATATGCTGTTCTTGTTTATCAGCAAGTATTAGTATGTGATTTAGCTATCATTCCTTATTACTTTAAAGAGAGTAAGATGCATATGGAGAGACCTGTAGTTGTGCGCAAGGACTTTCCTAAGTTGAAATTTTAATGCAATGTCGAATGTACCAAAATGTTGCATCGTAAACAATTTTCAGATTGTCAGCACTTGCGATGTTCTATTTGGGTTTTGTGGTGGTTGGGTTTCTCCATTTGTTGATTTAACAACATGATTTAGAAATCTATCATTGTATTGATCCTGGCTGCTATACATTAATGCTGATGAGTTTCACATGTGTGGCTCAAATGATCTTTCAACTGATTAGTGACTGTAAATGTAAActttgtcattttcagggtgaaGAGTCAACTGAAAAGGCTTGCTCGTCCAATGTACTCAAATCCTCCTGTCCATGGGGCAAGGATTGTTGCCAATGTTGTTGGGAATCCAGCTCTCTTCAATGATTGGAAAGAGGAGATGGAACTGATGGCTGGAAGGATAAAGAGCGTGAGACAAATACTATTTGACAGCCTTTCTGCAAAGGATAATAGTGGGAAAGATTGGTCATTTATTCTTAAACAAATCGGCATGTTCTCTTTTACTGGGTTAAGCAAAGCTCAGGTATTGCCCTTTCCTAATTCTCATTCTCCCTTTTTTAACTTTCATCTTAAACATGattcttttatattttgtttcttaGTTGGTATTTTTCTTGCAGGTATATAATTGATTAGCACATAGGGTTGTGTAATTCAATTTTATAGCAAGACTCAAAACATACAATAATTTCTCAAATATCCTGAATATCACGACTTATTTACTCAACTATTCAAATCCCTCCAGAATGTCATATGTCCCCTTTTTTTTACCCCAAATGTGCATCAATTTCTATCTGaattatttttttcccaaatcatTCCTAGATCATTTTACCGCTTGTGTATTTAAAATTATTAGCTTTACATCAAACTTTCTGTTCGTCTCTAATACCAAGTAAGTCCTGAAACTCAGTATTCCAATCatatgaaacaaaaatgaaaCCATAATTTGGTGCTGTCAAAGTGAGACTATGAAATGCAAAGTTGCAGACTTGTAACATTCGGTGTAGTTTAAATGTCCAAAGTCAAGTATTTCTAACTTTTGCATGTTTACTATTTCTTTCTGATCAGAGTGAGAATATGACAAATAAGTGGCATGTATACATGACAAAGGATGGAAGAATATCCTTGGCTGGATTATCTGCAGCTAAATGTGAGTATCTTGCAGACGCCATTGTTGATTCATTCCACA
This genomic stretch from Malania oleifera isolate guangnan ecotype guangnan chromosome 3, ASM2987363v1, whole genome shotgun sequence harbors:
- the LOC131152208 gene encoding aspartate aminotransferase, chloroplastic, whose protein sequence is MASTVLSLASASRSSSLSMPHSSQVNVKLGSSFVCSFPKEKRSLLVKDQAFGRISMAVAVNVSRFEGITMAPPDPILGVSEAFKADTNDLKLNLGVGAYRTEELQPYVLNVVKKAEKLMLDRGDNKEYLPIEGLAAFNKVTAELLFGADNPVIKQQRVATVQGLSGTGSLRLAAALIERYFPGAKVLISSPTWGNHKNIFNDARVPWSEYRYYNPDTVGLDFDGMISDIKAAPEGSFVLLHGCAHNPTGIDPTPEQWEKIADVIQENNLIPFFDVAYQGFASGSLDADASSVRLFAKRGLELLVAQSYSKNLGLYAERIGAINIVCSSADAAARVKSQLKRLARPMYSNPPVHGARIVANVVGNPALFNDWKEEMELMAGRIKSVRQILFDSLSAKDNSGKDWSFILKQIGMFSFTGLSKAQSENMTNKWHVYMTKDGRISLAGLSAAKCEYLADAIVDSFHNVS